TGCTTTGTTCTCTCTGTGTTAGTGATTTGTGGTTGGTTATGGGAGCTGATGCTCCTAATATAGGAGCTTCTGAAGGTGTTTTTTCTCCTTACGCCTAATCCCTTATATTTCGTTTTCCCACTTGCAGAGAGTTCTTCGGCACTGACTCTCCATACGCGGATCTTCTTGATTATCTGAAAAATCCCCCCGCCATCTACGAAACCAGCGAGAACAAGGCGGTAAAAGAGAAAAAACCGCCAATCAAACACCCTCTAGTGCTCAGTCTGCACGAGATATTCTTCGGAGGGGTCAAAAAGATGAAAATTCACAGATTGACTTTTGTGGATGAGAAACAGACCAGAACGGAGGTGACGGAGAAGATTCTCTCGATACCAATAAAACCTGGCATGAGGCCTGGCACCGAGATCGTATTTTTCGAGGAGGGAGATCAGCATCCTGCCTACGAACCAGGTTGGGTAGCACAACATTTTTTCAGGCTTGTGGTGGGGAATTCTTGTATATTTACCCTAAAAACTCGGGAAAACACTGCAAAAAAATCCCACGGTATGAATTCGTCCTTTATCCAGtcgaaaaacatgaaaattatagATTTCAAGcctattttcaacattttctcaACCACCAATTTTCCGAATGACTTCGTAgcataattgatttttctccTCTTCCCTAGCCGATGTGATCTTCATAACAGAAGACAAGGAACACGAAACATTCATTCGGGATGGTAATGATTTGGTAATGGTGGTCGAAATCACCTTAGAAGAAGCTTTGCTTGGGACGACTGTTACTGTTAATACCATAGATCACAGAACGATAAGAGTACCAATTACCGATGTGATTGAGTGAGTACTTTCAACAAAGTATTGAGATTGTTTCATTTCCAAGCACTGGAAACAGGACACAAAAAAGAGTTTGTTTAACGCCACGCTTCAagcttttttcttcttcttatctTATTCGATCTAAgtttattttcgtttttttttcagcaacgACTATGAAAAAATAGTGGAAGGAGAAGGCATGCCCATCTTGGAAAAGTATCCGGAAAAGGGAGATCTGCGGATTAGGTTCAAGATTTGTTTCCCGACTTATTTACCGAAAGCTAGCAGAGAACTGCTTTCTAAAGGGTTTCATCTGGCCAAACTAGGAGGTGGATGCAGACAACATGAAACCATCAACAAATTGGTGTTGGCCGATAAAATGTTCCGAGTTGGACCGGAAGAAAGGTTGCCTCCTGTTTAGGAGGATCTCGAATTTGTTTGTTTGTTAATATTCTGAATAAATTGAAGTTTATGAAATACCACAGGCTTTCATTGTACACCTTTGTTGATAAAATAAAtccagaagaaataaaaaaagaatggGAGATGCTATTCCAAAGGGATTACCATTATGGGGTGAATATGAGGGTTTTTTTCTCGAGGTTTACCTGAAAAGACATACCTCATTCATTGTCTGCCTGTAAGTGCCTTTGTGTTGAAGGTTTACCCCACTTGTTGGATCCGCCTTGAAGGTTTGAAGAAGATTATAACAAGATTTGTTAAGTTTCGGCTTAAATTCTTGTCATTTCCGAGGGGCATGCTTGAAATCATTTTCCAAATTCAATTCGAGAGAAGTGGAAAGCAATATTAGCTTtacatacagggtggtccagatcgtaaccaagaaattttaaccatcAGAATACAAGGACCCCCAAAAAATTATCCCCTTTTGATTTTAAGTTTGGAATTATTTTCTGTTCTCTGAATATGGGGAAGGTCAAATGTGCGAGTACTTGGACGCTTGGACTATTCAGAAAACCACTCAGTTTGTACTTTCCATTCAAAGAAATAGAATCTCAGAATCTCTTCCATGAGTTGAAGCAAAAAGTCGAGCAGAAAACTAGCGCAATGTTTCCTGAATTCGAAAACTCAATATTATCATTATCATAAACATTTCATGGTCATGATCATTTCAAAATTAAACATACTTATCATCATGTGTACGCAAGCGCTCGCTACTAGTTTCCTCTCCAAGAAAGGCGGGCTTAACAACTACAACTTTTCGTTTTCATTCATGCTGGCGGACGCGCTGCGGCACTATAAGAAAAGTGTAACGCATGGTTTGACGGTTGACAGTTGGAAACACGTGGTTTTCAGTAGTTTtcggaaaaaacgaaaaatgggcgcgaacaatcaaaattcgaaCGGAGccggtggttcgtctgataagGGTGCCATAAAGTTGAAGAAGGAGCTGGGTTTAATAGATGGAATAGCCATAATCGTGGGTGTTATTATTGGGGCAGGAATTTTCGTGTCCCCCAAAGGAGTATTGAGGTATTCCGGAAGTATAGGACAGAGTATTCTGGTATGGATTCTATCCGGAGTATTGTCCATGATTGGGGCTTTGTGCTACGCGGAATTGGGTGAGTTTTTCTAATCGTACAAATACTGAAAACCAAGACTGCTTGATCTGTTTTCATTTGTAAAACAATAACATATGGTTTTCGAAAATTTGTAAGATGGGTCAAAATGTTTCCTTGAATTTTATTTAATTCCTACAATTCTTCGGGtctaataaattttcataagcATACCCAGCCATAATTTCTCCGAAATTCCTGTTTAAAACTCTCTTTTATTTtgcattatttatttatgtcgGTGAAATGTGAGCTATTGCATCAGATAAGAGTCCGTTTTATTCGTTGGGTTTTTTGTACCTACCTACCTGTACGGGAGTTCGTCCACATTCTTATAAAATTGGTTTAGTACCTACATTATTTTGTCTCGTGGACTCTCCTGATCCGAAATGAGGTTGGTGTTGGTGCATTGGCGTCTCTACGTTGTGGCTGATGTAATAATTACAGGAAAAAGGTAATCGAATTATTTCTTACCGCCCTCCTGCTGTGTTCACTTCGCAGCTGTTGGCGTTAGTAGGCCTGAAGATAATGCTGTGGAAACTTATAGGTTTCCACAGCATTATCTGCTGGAATTTTTCTGGTAAAGTCTCAAAAAGTAGAGGCCAGAAATTATGGATTGAACTGGAAAACGCATTCaaggtgtatacagggtgattcaccaaTATGGCCTcatgaagaaataataataattttttgctgaaaattcACATCTTGGcgttttcgacaatgaactttttccttaaaatattttcagacctctgaaACTTTAGGATGTACCAAAAACGTCAGATATCTGGTTTACTGACAGTTCCACCAATATATACACCTTGGATAAAAACTTAACGGTTCATGAGTTATTGGTGAAAACAGAAAgtgttttttgaatatttcttctgagcACAAAGTACtgatttttccaatttgaaaattgtataaatCTCCTCGCGTGACACATTTTGTTCTTCATGACAATTTCACATTCCTGCCAGGAGCGGATTGGTGCGTGTTGATACTTTGAAAGAATCACGCATCCTTCCTAAAACTTTTAATGGGTTTTCCTTCCACTTTCGCCCAAGGTAGAATTCCACCATATTATAATAGTTGTTTTCGTAAGTAGGCCGTTCTTTCGAGACCTCCCTTACCTGGTTACCTACTACGATGTGAACAACGAACCCCTACTGTTTCGTttgtgagaaaatttattcGGTAAACGGCTTTTGTCCTTTGTCGTCAACGTCGATGACCTCGGTTATGTTAGGGCCTATTCATACTTTATTGGCGTATTCAGTGGGAAGAAAGCGCCACTTGAAGTGAATTTTGGAGACGATGTttaatttctttcgaaaataaAAGCCACTCGACTCAAATGGAAGGAAATATCTAATTTACGTCGAGCTTGTTTGCGGAGGAATGCTGTTTTTATCATAAAACCACTAGAAGTACATACTTCGGCAacaaatttcgagatttgttcAAATAATACTCGTTGTTACAGGAAATGTATCACTTTGGTCGTACAACCAAAGGAGAAGTATTTTTCGAGCAAAATTCGGAATTCTTTCGATCTTCGATAAGTTTTTCTTACATTTCGACACGCATATATTTCCCAGAAGTATTATCGCAGAGCCAAGAAGAATACAGATCTTGAAAGAACATTTATCTTCAACAAAATCTCGAAGTTTTCAGTGATGGCAAAAAAAAGATTGTTTTCTCGAAAATCGAACTGTAGAAGATTTACGCTTTTAGAATACGTATCACTTCcagctctacgatgatttttctgggagaaaatttgaaaatctgaCCTTCAAAATTTGAATAGGTACTTGGTGATCTCTATGCAAACGTTTTACTTGAACcaatgataataaaatatttgaataagATTGATAGGTCTGACAGTAAAATATTTACAATCCTCTTCATAGAATAAACATTTCTGAGTCATTTTCATCAATAGTTTAGGTTTACTGAAACGTGTTCTCATAGGCACAAACAAAAATCACCAATTGAATCCGAAATAAAAACAATCAATATTAAACACAACAATGAAGAGCTGTCATTCGATTTCCATTGACTTTTAGAAAATTGCGATTAGGAATATCGCTTACATAAaggaaaaagtcgaaaaaaattgacaaaCGCGGTTCCAAAGGTTACTCATTGAAAATTATGGACGAAATTCGGAGTTTTAAAGCTATATTTCACTGGATTACGTGAAAATTCATCGAACTGAATTTGTTCATTTGAATTTCCAAAGAACCTTGATGGCTACATTTATATTCTgtagtttttcaaaaaaatttttttaaaattttaggTACTATGATACCAAAGTCTGGGGGAGACTATGCTTACATCAACGAAGCTTTCGGTCCACTTCCTGCATTTCTGTACATGTGGGTGGCCTTATTCATCCTTGTACCTACCGGAAATGCCATAACCGCTATAACGTTCGCCCAGTATATTTTCCAGCCTTTTTGGGGAACCTGTGAGGCTCCATTCCTTGCAGTGAGACTCATTGCCGCGGCAACAACTTGCCTTTTGACTGTCATCAATTGTTATGACGTTAAATTGGTAGCAAGGTGAGAACACCCAGAAGATCTAAAATCTCATTGTTATCACTGGTCGATTTTTTTTCAGGGTGCAAGAGATTTTCACTTGTACTAAGATCTTCGCTTTGTGCATCATAGTCGGTGCTGGTATATACCATTTGTGCAGTGGTCATACGGAATATTTACAATCACCAATGACCGATACAAAATGGGAACCAGGATACATCGCCCTAGCCTTTTATTCAGGATTGTTCTCTTACTCAGGCTGGAATTATTTGAATTATGTTACTGAAGAACTGAAAGATCCTTATAGGTGGGTAACTGATATGTCTAAGCCCAAAAAATAATGTCAGAtctttgattatttttcaaGGAATCTTCCAAGAGCCATCATCATCTCGATGCCGGTAGTCACAACGGTTTACGTAGTGACTAACATAGCCTACTTCGTAGTTTTGAGCAGAGAGGAAATTTTATCTTCAGAAGCTGTTGCTGTCACGTTCGGAGATAAGATGCTGGGGATGTTCTCTTATTGTGTGCCAATAtttgtggccatatccaccttCGGCTCTTTAAACGGTGCGATCTTCGCTTCTGCCAGGTTGTTCTTCGTTGGTGCTAGGAATGGCCATCTACCCAGAGCTATTGCTTTGATAGATGTCAAGAGGCTGACGCCTGTTCCATCCTTGGTCTTCATGGTGAGTGAGAATTTGAACAACAAACGTACTGAAAAATTGGTGTAAAAgttaaatattcaataaaaaagtaaaaCCCAATTTTTTCACAGTGCATCATAACATTGGTATTGATAACGATACCAGATGTGTACGTCTTGATAAATTTCGTTTCTTTCGTGGAAGCCCTCTTCATAACCATGAGCATCGTTGGACTGCTTTATATGAGGCGTACAAAACCTGACTTGAAGAGACCCATAAGGGTCAACCTGATACTGCCATGCCTATTTTTCGTCATTTGTGCCTTCTTAGTTACATTGCCCTGTTATGTGACACCCATGGTTGTTGGCATAGCGACAGGtgagaaaatggtgaaaaaattgGGAATGAATGCTTATAAATCCTTGCTTCAGGTTTCATCCTGTGTGGAATCCCGGTGTACCTGGTGACAGTTGCTTGGAAAGGTCAACCTGATTGGCTGAAGATGGCATTCACCAAATTTAACGATGGTTGTGCCAAATTATTTATGTGCGTTCCTGAAGAAGATTACAAGGATCAATGAATCGGTTGTTTTTGATACATATCGAGCTGTTATGAGTGTTTAGACACgattttttctaaaaaaaatcattttatatCGTGACTTCGAACTCTATATTAGTATTGAGTAATAGATATGAAATGATTATCATAGGAAAGTGCCTAGATCTATTTACATTCGACGGAATGAATCGattgatttgaattatttcacACTGATTATGATTAGGTGTTTTTTGAATGATTTCGCTGATTCGGCtaagtttcaaaagttgcatCGATGCAGTATTCTTGTTGTATTACTTTGTAGTAACTTATATTTAGAAtatctatttatttttttcatttgttgcaTTTTTCACCCTATTTATCTTTTCGAAAACGTATAATCAGTACAGGAGAGAAATTGATTATTACTTCTTTCATAGTTTCACTATTGAATATGCTTGTTGCTTCAAACATCACATTGTTTCATGATGGTAAAATTGCATTTATCCAGGTATGCAGTTACTTTGCTCATCTGGAGTATTTATGTTATGGGGTTCTCCCTCTATTGAGAagattttttttgcaattaGGACATAAGGGGGACTGgctgtgaaaatattttgaaataatttttactGTGTAATATCACTTCTGACTGCTCTCTTttgagaaataataaaaaatatcagcTCTCACGGAAACACTTTTGATAACACTTAGGTGCATGACAATAATTGTTTTGATAAAAATTTATCCAATATATAGGTAGGTACATAAATAATGTAGATATTTGATTTCGTTTTCATACGCAATAActatatatttcatattgaattctgaggaatacctatatgtTATAAATATGAGTTCTTCTTGTTAGTTTATCTATTAATAAATCTTTTTcttaattgtttttttattgaattttcttcaaAGAAAGCTATATCGTCAGATTATAGGGATGGAGCACGGAAAATGTCACTGTCTATTAACGTTTTGTTGGAGACAATGCAGTTTCCGTagatcgaaaaaaaatcaacatatcaTCGTTGATTATTATTCGTTTTTCCGATTTCTCTTCATCTTAGAAGAATTCAGAGGGAtgtaattgaaataaaatatactgaATTAGATTCatgttttattcgaaaaaaataatctgATACATTCAATTTATTTATAAAAAGATATGAAATTAAAACCAGTCTTGGTTTGAAATACCAGAAGTAGCAAGTTTTCGCCATGAAAACATAAATTTAAAAGTATTCCCAGTATCGAACGGGATACATGAATACATAAAAATATCTTAACTATAATATCTACTCAAATAAATTAGGACAATAAATAGTGACGGTTGCAAAAGTCAACAATGCGATCACAGGCTTCTTCCATCAGGTTCTGAGGAACTGTCAGTACCAATCTCATGAATCCAGGTATTTCGAAGcactgaaaaatatcactatttTAAAATTCTGCAATACATTTTCGGTGAAATCTCGTAGTGATTCAAAATTGGTGGAGGCACTATCAAAGAGGAGTATAAATGAATTTTGATCGAATGAATATAGATGGCGCCACTAGAATATTATGGGAAATTGGGAAATCTATCGTTTGTAGAATGGAGATCCGATAACAACTAAACCAATTTCCAACTGAAAACGACTTCTAGGTGTTGTTTGAAATCTTCTTACCTCTCCTGGTAGACAAAAGACAGATTCTTCCTCGATCATTTTTTGTCCAAAAGTCATACCGTCCTTGAACTCCGGGAACTTTTCCAACTCTATTTCCACCATCATGTACATGGTTCCTTGCGGTCTGTACGGTATGATTCCCTTGGCAGTCTTCAATATCTCGTAACAAATTTTGGCATTTTCTACTAGAGTATCGATAAGACCATCGAAGAATTTTTGCGGTGACGCTTTCAAAATGCTCGGGATAGCTCCTTGTATCAAAGTATTACTCCCGATCGTCCTCTGACTGAGCTTAACCATGCCCTGCCTCACTCCATGATCGAAGGCACCGATGGGATCGTGAATGGCTACCCAACCCAGCCTCCATCCTGGCACCAGAAACCTCTTCGCTAATCCTCCACACACCAATATCGGTACGTAGGAATTCAAGGAGGCCAACGAAACGAATTTGTGCCCTGGGAAGACCAGTCTGTCGTAAATCTCATCGGCTATGATCGGTATCTGGTAGTTGTAAGCTATGGCAAGCAATTTCCTGAGGTGATCCTCTGAGTACACCGAACCACAGGGATTCGATGGATTGTTTAAGACTATGGCCGCTGTTTTATAGTCTATCAAACTCTCCAGATGGTCCAGATCGATTTCCCAGTCTTTTTCTGGTATGAGATCATAATACTTCACCTGAAAAAGTTACATTTTAGTACCTACGTTTGATAGAGAATGGGGATGAAGTGAATTGCTTGAAGAATGACATCTCAAGGTCTTCAAGATTATAGTTTAGTAAAGAGGTTAAATTTCACAGCTACCTCAAGGTTATCTATGGGTCTATCGACGTTATGCTAATTTTCAAATCGATCGAAACAGTTTTCAATAgaggcaataaaaaaattagacAGATTCATCATATTCACCTTTACTCCAATGCTCTCAGCAAGGGTTCTGTAAATGGGAAACCCGGGCCTCGGCACCAGGATGTTTTGTCCTTTCAAAGGATCCGCCAAAACGGTGATGCACATC
The nucleotide sequence above comes from Coccinella septempunctata chromosome 4, icCocSept1.1, whole genome shotgun sequence. Encoded proteins:
- the LOC123311930 gene encoding Y+L amino acid transporter 2 — its product is MLADALRHYKKSVTHGLTVDSWKHVVFSSFRKKRKMGANNQNSNGAGGSSDKGAIKLKKELGLIDGIAIIVGVIIGAGIFVSPKGVLRYSGSIGQSILVWILSGVLSMIGALCYAELGTMIPKSGGDYAYINEAFGPLPAFLYMWVALFILVPTGNAITAITFAQYIFQPFWGTCEAPFLAVRLIAAATTCLLTVINCYDVKLVARVQEIFTCTKIFALCIIVGAGIYHLCSGHTEYLQSPMTDTKWEPGYIALAFYSGLFSYSGWNYLNYVTEELKDPYRNLPRAIIISMPVVTTVYVVTNIAYFVVLSREEILSSEAVAVTFGDKMLGMFSYCVPIFVAISTFGSLNGAIFASARLFFVGARNGHLPRAIALIDVKRLTPVPSLVFMCIITLVLITIPDVYVLINFVSFVEALFITMSIVGLLYMRRTKPDLKRPIRVNLILPCLFFVICAFLVTLPCYVTPMVVGIATGFILCGIPVYLVTVAWKGQPDWLKMAFTKFNDGCAKLFMCVPEEDYKDQ
- the LOC123312577 gene encoding tyrosine aminotransferase, coding for MLDQITRNKKVKVSKSKRGPWKVEVSSTAKNTRNFIREIVDNIKIEPNPQKQLISLSIGDPTVYGNLKTSNETIEAVIKAAREGAFNGYAPAVGYQNARQAVAEYLSFDGAEYSYEDVILCSGCSSSLEMCITVLADPLKGQNILVPRPGFPIYRTLAESIGVKVKYYDLIPEKDWEIDLDHLESLIDYKTAAIVLNNPSNPCGSVYSEDHLRKLLAIAYNYQIPIIADEIYDRLVFPGHKFVSLASLNSYVPILVCGGLAKRFLVPGWRLGWVAIHDPIGAFDHGVRQGMVKLSQRTIGSNTLIQGAIPSILKASPQKFFDGLIDTLVENAKICYEILKTAKGIIPYRPQGTMYMMVEIELEKFPEFKDGMTFGQKMIEEESVFCLPGECFEIPGFMRLVLTVPQNLMEEACDRIVDFCNRHYLLS
- the LOC123311932 gene encoding dnaJ homolog subfamily B member 13-like produces the protein MGIDYYGILQIPRTSTSLDIKKAYRGLALEFHPERLKQPNAKEVFSLICEAYDVLGDPYRRAIFDQYGEEGLKAGVPTKDEFIHPYHYHGDPLLTYREFFGTDSPYADLLDYLKNPPAIYETSENKAVKEKKPPIKHPLVLSLHEIFFGGVKKMKIHRLTFVDEKQTRTEVTEKILSIPIKPGMRPGTEIVFFEEGDQHPAYEPADVIFITEDKEHETFIRDGNDLVMVVEITLEEALLGTTVTVNTIDHRTIRVPITDVIDNDYEKIVEGEGMPILEKYPEKGDLRIRFKICFPTYLPKASRELLSKGFHLAKLGGGCRQHETINKLVLADKMFRVGPEERLPPV